Proteins from one Nakamurella multipartita DSM 44233 genomic window:
- a CDS encoding PEP-utilizing enzyme → MAEVLAEGFNVFDTAKSPSGTVKYLASPADVISLIQSGKLAEHILLVRGGTTTFLAPALSMGAIGVITMSGAPESHLGILSREFQTPCVMTAHLTGSESRYVVGNTDESHFEEIAGSLDGRKVRLDCTDHEVGRVVAEN, encoded by the coding sequence ATGGCTGAGGTGCTCGCCGAGGGATTCAACGTCTTCGACACTGCGAAATCGCCCTCGGGGACGGTGAAGTACCTGGCCTCGCCGGCCGACGTGATCTCGTTGATCCAGTCCGGCAAGCTGGCCGAGCACATCCTGTTGGTGCGCGGCGGAACCACCACTTTCCTGGCCCCGGCCCTGAGCATGGGGGCCATCGGGGTGATCACCATGTCCGGGGCCCCGGAATCGCACCTGGGCATCCTGTCCCGCGAATTCCAGACGCCGTGCGTGATGACCGCCCATTTGACCGGGAGCGAGTCCCGGTATGTCGTCGGAAACACCGACGAATCCCACTTCGAGGAGATCGCCGGATCGCTGGACGGCCGCAAGGTGCGATTGGACTGCACGGATCACGAGGTCGGCCGGGTGGTGGCCGAGAACTGA
- a CDS encoding tyrosine-protein phosphatase — translation MRPEPTRSPLVGALDFRDLGGLPTEDGRRLRPGVLVRSDTLQALTAADVDFLVTSLRLELIVDLRAGPEAVGEGRGPMADTGVCYLNAPLRDLSPADGVPPDEQALRFSLDHLAAPASPLPTVVRVLCALAGRPVLVHCAAGKDRTGLMIALLLRLIGVRDEQIVADYLRTAVHMDRIVARFLGWPRYREHIARVPPQVYQAQEQTIVGLLAGLDREHGGAAGWAASRGITEDELAALRAGLTEPA, via the coding sequence GTGCGGCCGGAGCCGACCCGCAGCCCGTTGGTCGGCGCACTGGACTTCCGGGACCTGGGCGGTCTGCCCACCGAGGACGGCCGCCGGCTGCGCCCCGGCGTGCTGGTGCGCAGCGACACCCTGCAGGCCTTGACGGCGGCGGACGTCGATTTCCTGGTGACCTCGCTGCGGCTGGAGCTGATCGTCGATCTGCGGGCCGGCCCGGAGGCGGTCGGCGAGGGGCGCGGGCCGATGGCCGACACCGGGGTGTGTTACCTGAACGCGCCGCTGCGCGACCTGTCCCCGGCCGACGGCGTGCCGCCCGACGAGCAGGCCCTGCGTTTCTCGCTCGATCACCTGGCCGCCCCGGCCTCCCCGCTGCCCACCGTGGTGCGGGTGCTGTGTGCGTTGGCCGGGCGCCCGGTGCTGGTGCACTGTGCGGCCGGTAAGGATCGGACCGGCCTGATGATCGCCCTGCTGCTGCGGCTGATCGGCGTCCGCGACGAGCAGATCGTCGCCGACTACCTGCGCACGGCCGTCCACATGGATCGCATCGTCGCGCGCTTCCTGGGCTGGCCCCGGTACCGCGAGCACATCGCCCGCGTGCCGCCGCAGGTCTACCAGGCGCAGGAGCAGACGATCGTCGGCCTGCTGGCCGGGCTGGACCGCGAGCACGGCGGTGCGGCCGGGTGGGCGGCCTCACGGGGGATCACCGAGGACGAGCTGGCGGCGTTGCGGGCCGGTCTGACCGAACCGGCGTGA
- a CDS encoding ferredoxin reductase family protein codes for MSTRILSRRPDRQDPTTDRTASAIRPFVSTLLAVVGLHAVAAAALLDRGLSWSGLVTATITAASVAIGTAALVRQQDVVNAVFGGVTAAPHSWPLRVRAALAQVHQVLAGIHVGSAIAATGWFGAFTALVGWRVLTGGAAWTAAFGVAAAILVVLVIMTICAVPRMRERHHDLFEATHRFGGWLALALFAVLTVLFGVVTTRGPAGSWELTVADSPNTWILLLAAVAAILPWLQLRRAAVQVAAPSEHVALVTVNRGRSVRTGSASRIARRPLGQWHAFANMTVPGSTEYRMAVSRAGGWTSEFIADRPDHVWVKGVPTTGVGSVSRLFTRVVWVATGSGIAPCLPHLLGDPTPARLIWVTRNPERTYGRELVAQIMAAQPDALIWDTDADGKPDLAQLAARVCRETGAEAVVCISNKKATMRVVGRLRADGIAAYGPIWDS; via the coding sequence ATGAGCACGAGAATCCTGAGCCGGCGGCCGGATCGGCAGGACCCGACGACCGACCGGACCGCATCGGCGATCCGGCCGTTCGTGAGCACCCTGCTGGCGGTGGTCGGCCTGCATGCCGTCGCCGCCGCCGCACTGCTCGATCGGGGGCTCTCCTGGTCCGGGCTGGTCACGGCCACCATTACGGCGGCCAGCGTGGCCATCGGGACGGCCGCGCTCGTGCGGCAACAGGATGTGGTCAACGCGGTGTTCGGAGGGGTCACCGCGGCGCCGCATTCCTGGCCGCTACGAGTGCGGGCCGCGCTCGCGCAGGTCCATCAGGTGCTGGCCGGCATCCACGTCGGCAGCGCCATCGCGGCGACCGGGTGGTTCGGCGCCTTCACCGCGCTGGTCGGCTGGCGGGTGCTGACCGGTGGGGCGGCCTGGACGGCGGCGTTCGGGGTGGCCGCCGCGATCCTGGTGGTGCTGGTGATCATGACGATTTGCGCGGTCCCGCGGATGCGCGAGCGGCACCATGACCTGTTCGAGGCCACTCATCGTTTCGGTGGCTGGCTGGCCCTGGCGCTCTTCGCCGTACTGACCGTGCTGTTCGGGGTCGTGACGACCCGGGGTCCGGCCGGTTCGTGGGAGCTGACCGTCGCCGACTCCCCCAACACCTGGATCCTGCTGCTGGCGGCGGTGGCGGCGATCCTGCCGTGGTTGCAGCTGCGGCGAGCGGCGGTGCAAGTCGCGGCGCCGTCGGAACACGTCGCCCTGGTGACGGTGAATCGCGGCCGGTCCGTCCGCACCGGGTCGGCCAGCCGGATCGCGCGGCGCCCACTGGGCCAGTGGCACGCCTTCGCCAACATGACCGTGCCCGGCTCGACCGAGTACCGGATGGCGGTGTCCCGGGCCGGCGGCTGGACCTCGGAGTTCATCGCCGACCGGCCCGACCACGTCTGGGTCAAGGGCGTGCCGACGACCGGCGTCGGCTCGGTGTCCCGCCTGTTCACCCGGGTGGTGTGGGTCGCCACCGGCAGCGGGATCGCGCCGTGCCTGCCGCACCTGCTGGGCGACCCGACCCCGGCCCGGCTGATCTGGGTGACCCGGAACCCTGAGCGCACCTACGGCCGCGAGCTGGTCGCGCAGATCATGGCGGCCCAGCCGGACGCGCTGATCTGGGACACCGACGCCGACGGCAAGCCCGATCTGGCCCAGCTGGCCGCCCGGGTCTGCCGGGAGACCGGGGCCGAGGCGGTCGTGTGCATCTCGAACAAGAAGGCCACCATGCGGGTGGTCGGCCGGCTGCGGGCGGACGGCATCGCCGCCTACGGCCCCATCTGGGACTCGTGA
- a CDS encoding pyruvate, phosphate dikinase encodes MSVTAFAGYTLTFAEADPADVDRLGGKGAGLARMSQQQLPVPPGYIIGTPACRSYLAQNRLPDGLVEEILHRLDDLERASGKVFGGGPVPLLLSVRSGAPISMPGMMDTILNLGINRASALALGTATGDSRFVADVVARFHAMYSETVLGALDPGAGVDRVVAGVAADEDPGVVYDRVWAACEQALAQDTGDSVPADPRDQLMGAVEAVFRSWNTRRARTYRDFHAIPHDLGTAVVVQSMVFGNLSDDSGSGVVFTRNPVTGEPGLFGEYLAHSQGEDVVAGTRTPDPVVQALAPTVLGELRSTCAALERAQGDVLDIEFTVERSVLYLLQVRAAKRTPEAAVRIAADLVDEGTATRPAALRTVSAAQVRQVQRPGFDPAEIAAARDGGRLVTTGIGACPGQVSGALVLDPDRAKARAEAGEAVVLARAVTSPADLHGMIAARGIVTATGGSTSHAAVVARALGTCCVVGAGELHIDPAARILRAGERTLREGDPVSLDGSTGELFAGAFAAATPAAASGALDRLLAIAADASGTEVLSRVTLPSDVEPARAAGCTGLVTAIDDVLAATGHLDGLIAHLLAGPTREDDEFERFTDLVAQELTPILARAGELEVGVRAIDLVADESRELLQQTAVTTRNPELSLPLGRRALVEAQLAGLSRAVAAAGGTARVHLAVRHISDPAEARLLREIAGESGIPVGSYLTSPRAVQAIEAIATSCPVIWLEVRSLQAAMFGLPPRLLLTAEPLDGYLRRGLLALDPRTTLDPSVHRLLTGVPAVSGPARVGVRLAGEVSEAVVEQLYRLGFRRFAISTPETRPLVLALGRAATA; translated from the coding sequence ATGAGCGTGACCGCGTTCGCCGGCTACACGCTCACCTTCGCCGAGGCCGATCCGGCCGACGTGGACCGCCTCGGCGGCAAGGGCGCCGGTCTGGCCCGGATGTCCCAGCAGCAGCTGCCGGTGCCCCCCGGGTACATCATCGGCACCCCCGCCTGCCGCTCCTACCTGGCCCAGAACCGGTTGCCCGACGGCCTGGTCGAGGAGATCCTGCATCGCTTGGACGATCTGGAGCGGGCCAGCGGCAAGGTGTTCGGCGGCGGGCCGGTGCCGCTGTTGCTCTCGGTGCGCTCGGGCGCGCCGATCTCCATGCCCGGCATGATGGACACCATCTTGAACCTGGGCATCAACCGGGCCAGCGCGCTGGCGCTGGGCACGGCCACCGGGGACAGCCGGTTCGTCGCCGACGTGGTCGCCCGCTTCCACGCGATGTATTCCGAGACCGTGCTGGGGGCGCTGGATCCCGGCGCGGGGGTGGATCGGGTGGTCGCCGGGGTCGCGGCCGACGAGGATCCCGGCGTCGTCTACGACCGGGTGTGGGCGGCGTGCGAGCAGGCGCTGGCGCAGGACACCGGGGACTCGGTGCCGGCCGATCCCCGCGATCAGCTGATGGGTGCGGTGGAGGCCGTCTTCCGCTCCTGGAACACCCGACGGGCCCGCACCTATCGCGACTTCCACGCCATCCCGCACGATCTGGGCACCGCCGTGGTCGTGCAGTCGATGGTGTTCGGGAACCTGTCCGACGATTCCGGATCCGGCGTGGTCTTCACCCGCAACCCGGTGACCGGCGAACCCGGCCTGTTCGGCGAGTATCTGGCCCATAGCCAGGGTGAGGACGTGGTCGCCGGCACCCGGACCCCCGACCCGGTGGTGCAGGCCCTGGCCCCGACGGTGCTCGGCGAGCTGCGCTCGACCTGCGCGGCCCTGGAGCGGGCCCAGGGCGACGTGCTGGACATCGAGTTCACCGTCGAACGATCGGTGCTCTACCTGCTGCAGGTCCGCGCGGCCAAGCGGACCCCGGAGGCCGCGGTGCGCATCGCCGCCGATCTGGTCGACGAGGGCACCGCGACCCGGCCGGCCGCACTGCGGACGGTCTCGGCCGCCCAGGTGCGCCAGGTGCAGCGGCCGGGGTTCGACCCGGCCGAGATCGCCGCGGCCCGGGACGGCGGGCGGCTGGTGACCACCGGCATCGGCGCCTGCCCGGGGCAGGTCAGCGGCGCCCTGGTGCTGGACCCGGACCGGGCCAAGGCGCGGGCCGAGGCCGGCGAGGCCGTCGTGCTCGCCCGCGCGGTGACCAGCCCGGCCGACCTGCACGGGATGATCGCCGCCCGCGGCATCGTCACCGCCACCGGCGGGTCGACCAGTCACGCCGCGGTGGTCGCCCGGGCCCTGGGCACCTGCTGCGTGGTCGGGGCCGGCGAGCTGCACATCGACCCGGCGGCCCGCATCCTGCGGGCCGGCGAGCGAACGCTGCGCGAGGGTGACCCGGTGTCGCTGGACGGGTCCACCGGGGAGCTGTTCGCCGGGGCCTTCGCCGCCGCGACCCCCGCCGCCGCCTCCGGTGCCCTGGATCGGCTGCTGGCGATCGCGGCCGACGCGAGCGGCACCGAGGTGCTCAGCCGGGTCACCCTGCCCTCCGACGTCGAGCCGGCCCGCGCAGCCGGGTGCACCGGGCTGGTCACCGCGATCGACGACGTGCTGGCCGCCACCGGACACCTGGACGGCCTGATCGCGCACCTGCTGGCCGGCCCGACCCGCGAGGACGACGAGTTCGAACGCTTCACCGACCTGGTCGCGCAGGAGCTCACCCCGATCCTGGCCCGGGCCGGTGAGCTGGAGGTCGGGGTGCGGGCGATCGACCTGGTCGCCGACGAGTCCCGCGAGCTGTTGCAGCAGACCGCGGTGACCACCCGCAACCCGGAGCTGTCGCTGCCGCTGGGCCGGCGGGCGCTGGTCGAGGCCCAGCTGGCGGGGCTGTCGCGGGCCGTCGCCGCGGCCGGCGGCACGGCCCGGGTGCACTTGGCCGTCCGGCACATCAGCGACCCGGCCGAGGCCCGGTTGCTGCGCGAGATCGCTGGTGAGTCGGGCATTCCCGTCGGGTCCTACCTGACCAGCCCGCGCGCGGTGCAGGCCATCGAGGCCATCGCGACGTCCTGCCCGGTGATCTGGCTGGAGGTCCGCTCGTTGCAGGCGGCGATGTTCGGCCTGCCGCCCCGGCTGCTGCTGACCGCCGAGCCGCTGGACGGCTACCTGCGGCGGGGGTTGCTGGCGCTCGACCCCCGGACCACGCTGGACCCCTCGGTGCACCGTCTGCTGACCGGGGTGCCCGCGGTGTCCGGCCCGGCCCGGGTCGGGGTGCGGCTGGCCGGCGAGGTGTCGGAGGCGGTGGTCGAGCAGCTGTACCGGCTGGGGTTTCGCCGGTTCGCGATCTCCACCCCCGAGACCCGGCCGCTGGTGCTGGCGCTGGGCCGGGCCGCGACCGCCTGA
- a CDS encoding vWA domain-containing protein has protein sequence MAADSPLRRPGRRPATSRSPLRRRPKQLTSPPTVFVPVGGGGTGLVWGARPGGSPHSPTPAGGSAPGLTDETARVVDAADLVGGRREHEAAVRAQARQIAARLSVPLPRHDASARRGAGSLASLPYRGGADEIDLDRTIEVLAERPVPDDEDIVVRDRVRTRRSVVLVVDVSGSMRGERVRTAAATVAALAAELHRDHLAVIAFWSDAAVVAPLGAPVRPLDLLDRILALPARGLTNVAFPLQLAGEQLARVPVRDARVVLLSDCVHNAGPDPRIEAARLPRVDVLLDVSGENDRELGRQLARSGRGRLAPIRTYRDVAPALRSAFGDR, from the coding sequence GTGGCCGCCGATTCGCCGCTGCGCCGGCCCGGCCGTCGGCCGGCCACGTCGCGCTCACCCCTGCGGCGCCGGCCCAAGCAACTGACCAGCCCGCCGACCGTGTTCGTCCCGGTCGGGGGCGGCGGCACCGGCCTGGTCTGGGGCGCCCGGCCCGGCGGATCGCCCCACTCGCCCACCCCGGCCGGCGGTTCGGCGCCGGGCCTGACCGACGAGACCGCCCGCGTGGTCGACGCCGCCGACCTGGTCGGCGGTCGCCGCGAGCACGAGGCGGCGGTCCGGGCGCAGGCCCGGCAGATCGCCGCCCGCCTGTCCGTGCCCCTGCCCCGGCACGACGCGTCGGCCCGGCGCGGGGCAGGCAGCCTGGCCAGCCTGCCCTACCGGGGCGGCGCGGACGAGATCGATCTGGACCGCACCATCGAGGTCCTGGCCGAACGCCCGGTGCCCGACGACGAGGACATCGTGGTCCGCGATCGGGTCCGCACCCGGCGGTCGGTGGTCCTGGTCGTGGACGTGTCCGGGTCGATGCGCGGTGAGCGGGTCCGCACGGCCGCGGCGACCGTCGCCGCGCTGGCCGCCGAACTGCACCGGGATCACCTGGCGGTCATCGCCTTCTGGTCCGACGCCGCCGTGGTGGCACCACTCGGGGCCCCGGTCCGGCCGCTGGATCTGCTTGACCGGATCCTGGCCCTGCCGGCCCGCGGCCTGACCAACGTGGCCTTCCCGTTGCAGCTGGCCGGCGAGCAGCTGGCCCGGGTGCCGGTGCGGGACGCGCGGGTGGTGCTGCTGTCCGACTGCGTGCACAACGCCGGCCCCGATCCCCGAATCGAGGCTGCTCGGCTGCCGAGAGTGGATGTACTGCTGGATGTCTCGGGCGAGAACGACCGGGAACTGGGTCGCCAGCTGGCCCGGTCCGGCCGCGGCCGGCTCGCCCCGATCCGCACCTACCGCGACGTCGCGCCGGCACTGCGATCGGCATTCGGCGACCGCTGA
- a CDS encoding HAD family hydrolase: MVDADRPPVRAVIFDLDGTLVQTRIASWEIFARINDRFELGVDRPEKYFELFNGNVFRSIRKLCRDDAQAQQVNAAFLELLRTEYTPPLVPGMAEVVRRLATDCTLAVMSSNAMAVLRRVLVANDLAFCFAHVFGGDIAPDKKTAMRSFLADAGNGYGRRCAADYDEAATRRDADPASTVLVTDTAGDVKDALAVGIRAVGVAWGMHSVDELTRAGAEFVALWPQELGAHILGDEAARPPRGACAVPAVHPARGPEAVRPTTPASGCGCGCSGKDCPVKDFVVGDDPVRRAAAIRRRRRQGSAPVSAPASTPAGALPPGPGRPSGPPPADELLQAVRRVCRA, translated from the coding sequence GTGGTTGACGCCGATCGCCCGCCGGTGCGGGCGGTGATCTTCGACCTGGACGGCACCCTGGTCCAGACCCGGATTGCGTCCTGGGAGATCTTCGCGCGCATCAACGATCGCTTCGAGCTCGGCGTGGACCGGCCGGAGAAGTACTTCGAGCTGTTCAACGGCAACGTGTTTCGCTCCATCCGCAAGCTGTGCCGGGACGACGCACAGGCGCAGCAGGTGAACGCGGCCTTCCTGGAGCTGCTGCGCACCGAGTACACGCCGCCGCTGGTACCCGGCATGGCCGAGGTGGTCCGGCGATTGGCCACCGACTGCACCCTGGCCGTCATGTCGTCCAACGCGATGGCGGTGCTGCGCCGGGTGCTGGTGGCCAACGATCTGGCCTTCTGCTTCGCCCACGTCTTCGGGGGCGATATCGCCCCGGACAAGAAGACGGCCATGCGCAGCTTCCTGGCCGACGCCGGCAACGGCTACGGCCGCCGGTGCGCCGCCGACTACGACGAGGCCGCCACCCGGCGCGACGCCGACCCGGCCAGCACCGTGCTGGTCACCGACACCGCCGGCGACGTCAAGGACGCGCTCGCGGTGGGTATCCGCGCGGTCGGGGTGGCCTGGGGCATGCATTCGGTCGACGAGTTGACCCGGGCCGGGGCCGAGTTCGTCGCGCTGTGGCCGCAGGAGCTGGGCGCGCACATCCTGGGCGACGAGGCGGCCCGACCGCCGCGGGGCGCGTGCGCGGTGCCGGCCGTGCATCCGGCTCGCGGACCCGAGGCCGTCCGCCCCACCACCCCGGCCTCGGGTTGCGGGTGTGGCTGCAGCGGAAAAGACTGCCCGGTCAAGGACTTCGTGGTCGGTGACGATCCGGTGCGGCGGGCGGCGGCCATCCGTCGCCGCCGCCGGCAGGGCAGTGCTCCGGTCTCGGCCCCGGCCTCGACCCCGGCCGGCGCCCTGCCACCGGGGCCGGGGCGACCGTCCGGGCCGCCCCCGGCCGACGAGTTGCTGCAGGCGGTGCGCCGGGTCTGCCGTGCCTGA
- a CDS encoding mycofactocin-coupled SDR family oxidoreductase, translating into MGRVEGKVAFITGAARGQGRSHAVRLAEEGADIIAVDICAQLDTVPYPMATPEDLAQTVKEVEALDRRIVALPADVRDAAALREAVERGVAELGRLDIVCANAGICTIQAWDEVTPAAWQDTLDTNLTGVWNSMVVAIPHLIAAGGGSIIATSSTAGIKGLPFLAPYVAAKHGVVGIARSLANELAKHHIRVNTVHPTGVDTPMVSGLGGLETLLGRDPNLGPIFMNTLPVEIVDPRDISNAVLFLASDEARYVTGLEFTVDAGNTIR; encoded by the coding sequence ATGGGGCGTGTCGAGGGCAAGGTCGCGTTCATCACCGGGGCGGCCCGGGGTCAGGGGCGCAGCCATGCGGTGCGGCTGGCCGAAGAGGGCGCCGACATCATCGCGGTCGACATCTGTGCCCAGCTGGACACCGTGCCCTATCCGATGGCCACCCCCGAGGATCTGGCCCAGACGGTCAAGGAGGTCGAGGCGCTCGACCGCCGGATCGTCGCCCTGCCGGCCGATGTGCGCGACGCCGCCGCGTTGCGGGAGGCGGTCGAGCGCGGCGTGGCCGAACTCGGGCGACTCGACATCGTCTGCGCCAACGCCGGTATCTGCACCATCCAGGCCTGGGACGAGGTGACCCCGGCCGCCTGGCAGGACACCCTGGACACCAACCTCACCGGGGTCTGGAACAGCATGGTCGTGGCGATCCCGCACCTGATTGCGGCCGGCGGCGGCTCGATCATCGCCACCAGCTCCACCGCCGGCATCAAGGGCCTGCCGTTCCTGGCGCCCTACGTGGCCGCCAAACACGGCGTCGTCGGGATCGCCAGATCGCTGGCCAACGAGCTGGCCAAGCACCACATCCGGGTCAACACCGTGCACCCGACCGGGGTGGACACCCCGATGGTTTCCGGGCTCGGGGGCCTGGAGACGTTGCTGGGCCGGGACCCGAACCTGGGGCCGATCTTCATGAACACGCTGCCGGTGGAGATCGTCGACCCGCGCGACATCAGCAACGCCGTGCTCTTCCTGGCCTCCGACGAGGCCCGATATGTCACCGGACTGGAATTCACCGTCGACGCCGGAAACACCATCCGCTGA
- the mftR gene encoding mycofactocin system transcriptional regulator (MftR, the mycofactocin system transcriptional regulator, is an uncharacterized TetR family DNA-binding transcription factor. Its role is inferred by context. It occurs as part of the biosynthesis locus for mycofactocin, a partially characterized electron carrier derived from the terminal Val-Tyr dipeptide of the precursor peptide MftA, through a radical SAM enzyme-mediated process.) — protein MTEPAAVPAEPPVGPSRRPGRQPASSRTEIEHAAFRLFDERGFEQTTVDDIAGAAGIARRTFFSYFASKNDVPWGSFDRELDYLRAVLDQTPDSVPVMEAIRRAVLAFNTVDPAEQPWHRKRLALILSTPALQAHSTLRYAQWRQVVCEFVARRLVAPVGSLLVQTIGYASLAAAIAAYDVWLTQDDADLLDLLDTAFRDLADGFARAQPPRTLTPVRSDRPATPPARPR, from the coding sequence GTGACCGAACCCGCCGCCGTCCCCGCCGAACCACCCGTCGGCCCCTCGCGCCGCCCGGGTCGGCAGCCGGCCAGCTCGCGCACCGAGATCGAACACGCCGCGTTCCGGCTCTTCGACGAGCGCGGCTTCGAGCAGACCACCGTGGACGACATCGCCGGGGCCGCCGGGATTGCCCGGCGCACCTTCTTCAGCTACTTCGCCTCGAAGAACGATGTGCCGTGGGGCTCGTTCGACCGCGAACTGGACTACCTGCGCGCGGTGCTGGACCAGACGCCGGACAGCGTCCCGGTGATGGAGGCGATCCGGCGGGCGGTCCTGGCCTTCAACACCGTCGACCCCGCCGAGCAGCCCTGGCATCGCAAGCGGCTGGCCCTGATCCTGAGCACCCCGGCCCTGCAGGCCCATTCCACCCTCCGGTACGCCCAGTGGCGGCAGGTCGTCTGCGAGTTCGTGGCCCGTCGGCTGGTCGCACCGGTCGGTTCGCTGCTGGTCCAGACCATCGGTTACGCCTCGCTGGCCGCGGCCATCGCCGCCTACGACGTCTGGTTGACCCAGGACGATGCCGACCTGCTCGACCTGCTGGACACCGCCTTTCGCGATCTGGCCGACGGCTTCGCCCGGGCGCAGCCGCCCCGGACGCTCACGCCGGTTCGGTCAGACCGGCCCGCAACGCCGCCAGCTCGTCCTCGGTGA
- a CDS encoding AAA family ATPase, whose protein sequence is MAAADVIAIRQRVAASIVGRERELDLVLAAVAAGRDLVLEGPPGTSKTTMLKAITAQWGIPLLFVEGNADLTPAKIVGHHNPARVLREDYSADNFVPGPLVEAMRDGGFLYIEEFNRAPEDTLNTLLTAIADRAIAVPRVGTVTAAASFRVIASMNPYDNVGTTRLSTSVHDRLCRLAIDYQDEPAERAVVALRAPDVPAGLGSRLIPDGVALTRATRTHPDVRQGSSVRGAIDTVLVAAELCALRGISDPGDTDYVETVFDAMIVALSGRIHLDEAAETTAEQVLREIFQDHFVLDPAAARPG, encoded by the coding sequence ATGGCCGCGGCCGACGTGATCGCCATTCGGCAACGGGTCGCTGCATCCATCGTCGGCCGCGAGCGCGAACTGGACCTCGTGCTCGCGGCCGTCGCGGCCGGGCGGGACCTGGTGCTCGAGGGTCCGCCCGGCACCAGCAAGACCACGATGCTCAAGGCGATCACCGCCCAGTGGGGCATCCCGTTGCTGTTCGTGGAGGGCAACGCCGACCTGACCCCGGCCAAAATCGTCGGGCACCACAACCCGGCCCGGGTGCTGCGGGAGGACTACAGCGCCGACAACTTCGTCCCCGGGCCCCTGGTCGAGGCCATGCGAGACGGCGGGTTCCTCTACATCGAGGAGTTCAACCGGGCCCCCGAGGACACCTTGAACACCCTGCTCACCGCGATCGCCGACCGGGCGATCGCGGTGCCGCGGGTCGGCACCGTCACCGCGGCCGCCTCCTTCCGGGTGATCGCCTCGATGAACCCCTACGACAACGTCGGCACCACCCGGCTGTCGACCTCCGTGCACGACCGGCTGTGCCGGCTGGCGATCGACTACCAGGACGAGCCGGCCGAGCGGGCGGTGGTGGCGCTGCGCGCCCCGGATGTGCCGGCCGGCCTGGGCTCTCGCCTGATCCCGGACGGGGTCGCGCTCACCCGGGCCACCCGGACCCACCCCGACGTCCGGCAGGGCAGCAGCGTGCGCGGCGCGATCGACACCGTACTGGTCGCCGCGGAACTGTGCGCCCTGCGCGGAATCTCCGATCCCGGCGACACCGATTACGTCGAGACCGTCTTCGACGCCATGATCGTCGCCCTGTCCGGTCGTATCCATCTGGACGAGGCGGCCGAGACCACGGCGGAGCAGGTGCTCCGGGAGATCTTCCAGGATCACTTCGTGCTGGACCCGGCGGCCGCCCGGCCCGGTTGA
- a CDS encoding mycofactocin-coupled SDR family oxidoreductase: MGRVEGKVAFVTGAARGQGRSHAVRLAEEGADIIAIDICDQIDTVPFPMASPADLEQTVKEVEALDRRIVAVQADVRDYDALKSAVDAGVAELGRLDIVSANAGIAGGNRPSWEQSEQEWHNTIDVNLTGVWHTAKAAVPHLLAGERGGSIVLTSSAAGLKGMQNISDYVSAKHGVVGLMRTLALELAPHSIRVNSVHPTVVNTPMIQNSWTAGLFRPDLENPTIEDAHEVFRSLNVLPILWVEPVDISNAVLFLASDEARYITGVTLPVDAGFGIK; the protein is encoded by the coding sequence ATGGGTCGAGTAGAAGGCAAGGTCGCCTTCGTCACCGGGGCCGCGCGGGGTCAGGGCCGCAGCCACGCCGTCCGGCTGGCCGAGGAGGGGGCCGACATCATCGCGATCGACATCTGCGACCAGATCGACACGGTGCCGTTCCCGATGGCCTCACCGGCCGACCTCGAGCAAACCGTGAAAGAGGTCGAGGCCCTCGACCGGCGCATCGTCGCCGTCCAGGCCGACGTGCGGGACTACGACGCGCTGAAATCGGCCGTCGATGCCGGGGTCGCCGAGCTCGGCCGGCTCGACATCGTCAGCGCCAACGCCGGTATCGCGGGTGGGAACCGGCCGTCGTGGGAGCAGAGCGAGCAGGAGTGGCACAACACGATCGACGTCAACCTGACCGGGGTCTGGCACACGGCCAAGGCGGCCGTGCCGCACCTGCTGGCCGGTGAACGGGGCGGCTCGATCGTGCTGACCAGCTCGGCGGCCGGCCTCAAAGGCATGCAGAACATCTCCGACTACGTCTCGGCCAAGCACGGTGTCGTCGGTCTGATGCGCACGCTGGCGCTGGAACTGGCTCCGCACAGCATCCGGGTGAACAGCGTCCACCCGACCGTGGTGAACACCCCGATGATCCAGAACAGCTGGACCGCCGGGCTTTTCCGGCCCGACCTGGAGAATCCGACGATCGAGGACGCGCACGAGGTGTTCCGCAGCCTGAACGTGCTGCCGATCCTGTGGGTGGAACCGGTGGACATCAGCAACGCGGTGCTGTTCCTGGCCTCTGACGAGGCCCGGTACATCACCGGGGTCACCCTGCCCGTCGACGCCGGTTTCGGCATCAAGTAA